In a single window of the Williamwhitmania sp. genome:
- a CDS encoding cation transporter: MRTKVLSLLSLFVFGAMTVFAQSKTDKFKVSGSCDLCKTRIEKAAMSVPGVTKATWDMKSEMMDVTFDSQKTSDDNIQKAIAAVGHDTPKYRASDAVYDKLPACCHYDRTPMETKAMAPMKKHM; the protein is encoded by the coding sequence ATGAGAACAAAAGTGTTAAGTTTACTTTCATTGTTCGTGTTTGGAGCAATGACCGTTTTTGCTCAGAGCAAAACCGATAAGTTTAAAGTGTCCGGATCCTGCGATTTGTGCAAGACCCGCATCGAAAAGGCCGCCATGTCTGTTCCAGGGGTAACAAAGGCAACCTGGGATATGAAGTCCGAAATGATGGATGTTACCTTCGATAGCCAAAAGACTAGTGACGATAATATTCAAAAAGCAATTGCTGCCGTTGGTCACGACACCCCAAAGTATCGCGCCTCCGATGCAGTGTACGACAAGTTACCTGCCTGCTGTCATTACGATCGCACTCCGATGGAGACAAAGGCCATGGCCCCAATGAAAAAACATATGTAG